A genomic stretch from Scheffersomyces stipitis CBS 6054 chromosome 6, complete sequence includes:
- the YMC2 gene encoding mitochondrial carrier protein (Carrier protein, mitochondrial precursor~go_component membrane~go_function binding~go_process transport), whose translation MTIELEEPPLTQDNNQVFKDLLGGTMGGIAQVLVGQPFDTVKVRLQSAPEGTYSGALDVIKRLLKNEGPRGFYKGTLTPLVGVGACVSVQFSVNEYMKRYYDQKLQGQPLSLAQFFTCGAVAGFANGFLASPIEHIRIRLQTQTGSEKLFNGPIDCAKKLYNAKGLGHGIYRGLVPSLFRESVGLGIYFATYEALIARELKKDKSIARSDISSLKLCLFGGLSGYTLWIAIYPVDVIKSKLQTDSLTKPNFTGSIDVVRKVFASSGIKGFYRGFIPTILRAAPANGATFAVFEITMRFLG comes from the coding sequence ATGACGATCGAGCTTGAAGAACCCCCACTCACCCAAGACAACAACCAAGTCTTCAAGGATTTGCTTGGGGGTACCATGGGAGGTATTGCCCAAGTATTGGTGGGCCAGCCGTTTGATACCGTCAAGGTCAGATTGCAATCTGCTCCAGAGGGAACCTACAGCGGAGCCTTGGATGTAATCAAGCgattgttgaagaatgaaggTCCTCGTGGTTTCTATAAAGGAACTTTGACTCCTCTAGTCGGGGTTGGTGCCTGTGTGTCCGTACAGTTCTCAGTTAACGAATACATGAAGAGATATTACGATCAGAAATTGCAAGGCCAACCTTTATCACTTGCTCAGTTCTTCACTTGTGGTGCAGTTGCCGGTTTTGCCAATGGGTTCTTGGCTTCTCCAATAGAACATATTCGTATCAGATTGCAAACACAGACCGGCTCCGAGAAGTTGTTTAATGGCCCTATTGACTGTGCCAAAAAGCTCTACAATGCAAAAGGTTTGGGCCACGGAATCTACAGAGGATTGGTTCCAAGTTTGTTTAGAGAATCCGTAGGTTTGGGTATCTACTTTGCTACCTATGAAGCTCTTATCGCACgcgagttgaagaaggacaaGTCCATCGCTAGAAGCGATATCTCGTCGTTGAAGTTGTGTCTCTTCGGGGGTCTCTCAGGCTACACCTTATGGATCGCTATTTACCCTGTAGATGTCATCAAGTCTAAATTGCAGACAGACTCATTGACAAAGCCAAACTTCACGGGTTCCATAGACGTAGTCAGGAAGGTATTTGCCTCTAGTGGAATCAAGGGCTTCTACAGAGGTTTCATTCCTACCATTTTGAGAGCTGCCCCAGCCAACGGAGCTACTTTCGCAGTCTTTGAGATCACCATGAGGTTCTTGGGTTGA
- the MEP3 gene encoding putative ammonium transporter (with sequence similarity to S. cerevisiae MEP genes): MSDDTDILDLRSGLNSLYMIYCTSLLPLVIIGIAFFYSGLTQRRSSLTMFAIPFLISPLIFIDWFIWGYSLCYAKASNKFIGSMEFVVLRHLKDSLLTVYANTRGEIFALNHFLFNGLFKVICAALTFPGCIAERGRMLPMLVFLFFWSCMIYNPVTYWFWNPNGWLSVDLNKLPVLDFAGGNCIHIVSGFTSLAYSYILGPRNPKILYNYRNINTGHIIFGTFLVMCGWVGFVGGCDFKFSPYSLFIFVNTILCACVGGIVWMSIDYYYSSIPLEGTQDSDNQDEQQQNRHVDSSARLSPLTSHLSNVAPVISETGVLLNQHLRETKSNFVERRKFSMISFSSGIMTGLVVITPGGGYVSSPNEFWKSIVYGVVGAICCNLSTRLKYFFHIDDALDIFAIHGVAGFVGSILTGIFANKQFNSDGGWVVGHWKQVGYQLLGSVVTASYVFIMTYFFLYIIDLVPGLHLRIDKTFNRRMKEEKMKAKAEGKDEESKMSTADHPHADDMSFLEAAELMGTDCYEFNGEYMMDFVEFIKVLRPQDYEEDQLEELYPNTDTQFENIHGLGSDYEMQHEGGTHLTKRE; the protein is encoded by the coding sequence TATTCCGGTTTGACACAGAGACGGTCTTCACTCACAATGTTTGCTATTCCTTTTTTGATTAGTCCCCTTATTTTCATCGACTGGTTCATATGGGGCTATTCGCTTTGCTATGCTAAAGCTTCAAACAAATTTATTGGAAGTATGGAGTTTGTCGTATTAAGACATCTCAAAGACTCGCTTCTTACCGTCTATGCCAATACTAGAGGCGAAATATTTGCTTTGAATCATTTCCTCTTTAATGGTCTCTTCAAAGTCATCTGTGCTGCTTTGACGTTCCCTGGCTGTATAGCCGAAAGAGGAAGAATGCTTCCCATGCTTGtattcttgtttttctGGTCTTGTATGATCTACAACCCAGTAACATATTGGTTCTGGAATCCGAACGGATGGCTTTCCgtagacttgaacaagctTCCGGTGTTGGATTTTGCTGGTGGGAACTGTATTCACATTGTTTCTGGCTTCACGAGTTTGGCATACTCCTACATCTTGGGTCCCCGTAATCCCAAAATCTTGTACAACTACCGCAACATAAATACGGGCCATATAATATTTGGGACGTTCTTGGTGATGTGCGGATGGGTAGGCTTTGTGGGCGGATGTGACTTCAAATTCTCGCCCTATTCACTTTTTATATTTGTAAACACCATCCTTTGTGCTTGTGTTGGAGGAATCGTCTGGATGCTGATTGATTACTACTATTCTTCCATACCTCTTGAAGGAACTCAAGACTCGGACAACCAAGATGAGCAGCAGCAAAATAGACATGTGGATTCTTCTGCTAGACTTAGTCCCTTAACTTCACATCTTAGCAACGTAGCACCTGTGATTTCCGAGACTGGAGTGTTACTCAATCAGCATTTACGAGAGACAAAGTCGaattttgttgaaagaagaaagttttCTATGATTTCGTTCTCTTCTGGGATCATGACTGGGCTCGTTGTGATTACTCCAGGTGGTGGATATGTTTCCTCTCCCAATgagttttggaagagtATAGTTTACGGAGTTGTAGGTGCAATCTGTTGCAATCTTTCCACAAGATTGAAGTACTTTTTCCATATCGACGATGCACTAGACATCTTTGCTATCCATGGGGTGGCCGGGTTTGTAGGCTCGATATTGACTGGTATCTTTGCCAACAAGCAGTTCAATTCTGATGGAGGGTGGGTTGTGGGACACTGGAAACAAGTGGGATACCAGTTGTTGGGAAGTGTAGTTACTGCATCGTATGTGTTCATCATGACTTACTTTTTCTTGTACATAATTGATCTTGTTCCTGGATTACACTTGAGGATTGACAAGACGTTTAACAGAAGaatgaaggaagaaaagatgaagGCTAAAGCAGAAGGAAAAGACGAAGAATCCAAGATGTCTACCGCGGATCATCCACATGCTGACGACATGAGTTTCTTAGAAGCTGCTGAGTTGATGGGTACCGATTGTTACGAGTTCAACGGTGAGTACATGATGGATTTCGTAGAGTTCATTAAGGTTTTGCGACCTCAGGACTACGAGGAGGATCAACTCGAAGAGTTGTATCCGAACACAGATACCCAGTTCGAGAATATCCACGGCTTAGGCTCGGATTACGAAATGCAACATGAAGGTGGAACCCATCTCACTAAGAGAGAGTGA